A genomic region of Thiohalospira halophila DSM 15071 contains the following coding sequences:
- a CDS encoding cation:proton antiporter, with amino-acid sequence MTEPGPLFDIGLLLAVGMVAGLIAARFGLPRVAGYVLAGVAFSPGLLGEALRLEVAAWSPPLTDAALGIIAYLVGGSITTGQLRRMGRLIVTTTLGESLGSVLLVGLTLSALLWFTGAESLSLALALASVAGTTAPAATVAVMHQYRADGPLTRTLLGVVALDDALGIIVFSLALVLLTGSSLVGAGERAAMEIGGALALGGLGGWLLARFAHLLREDSLRLPVVLAALLLVLGVASAVGASALLASLTLGFAARHFQRSGGERLFAPLEAMEEAVFLIFFTVAGSHFQPGIFAAHPELVAGYVLARLAGKTSGAFLGARLGGAPPVVSRWIGFGLAPQAGVAVGLALTLAERPAFGEAGDIVVNVILASVLVNEVIGPLAASLALRRAGEAGEAPNGED; translated from the coding sequence GTGACCGAGCCGGGCCCCCTCTTCGATATCGGCCTGCTGCTGGCCGTCGGCATGGTCGCCGGGCTCATCGCGGCCCGCTTCGGCCTGCCGCGGGTGGCGGGCTACGTCCTGGCCGGCGTGGCCTTCTCCCCGGGGCTGCTGGGGGAAGCGCTGCGGCTGGAGGTCGCCGCCTGGTCGCCGCCGCTCACCGATGCCGCCCTGGGCATCATCGCCTACCTGGTGGGCGGCTCCATCACCACCGGCCAGCTCCGGCGCATGGGCCGGCTCATCGTCACCACCACCCTGGGCGAGAGCCTGGGCTCGGTGCTGCTGGTGGGCCTTACCCTCTCCGCCCTGCTCTGGTTTACCGGGGCGGAATCCCTCTCCCTGGCCCTGGCGCTGGCCTCGGTGGCCGGGACCACCGCCCCCGCCGCCACCGTGGCGGTGATGCACCAGTACCGCGCCGACGGGCCGCTGACCCGGACCCTGCTGGGCGTGGTGGCGCTGGACGACGCCCTGGGCATCATCGTCTTCTCCCTCGCCCTGGTCCTGCTCACCGGCAGCTCCCTGGTGGGCGCCGGCGAGCGGGCCGCCATGGAGATCGGCGGGGCGCTGGCCCTGGGCGGGCTCGGCGGCTGGCTCCTGGCGCGCTTCGCCCACCTGTTGCGGGAGGACAGCCTGCGGCTGCCGGTGGTCCTGGCCGCGCTGCTGCTGGTCCTGGGAGTGGCCTCGGCCGTGGGCGCCTCCGCCCTGCTGGCGAGCCTGACCCTGGGCTTCGCCGCCCGCCACTTCCAGCGCTCCGGCGGCGAGCGCCTCTTCGCCCCGCTGGAGGCGATGGAGGAGGCGGTCTTCCTGATCTTCTTCACCGTGGCCGGCAGCCACTTCCAGCCGGGGATCTTCGCCGCCCACCCCGAGCTGGTGGCCGGCTACGTCCTCGCCCGCCTGGCCGGCAAGACCAGCGGGGCCTTCCTGGGGGCACGGCTAGGCGGGGCCCCGCCGGTGGTCTCGCGCTGGATCGGCTTCGGCCTGGCGCCCCAGGCCGGCGTCGCCGTGGGCCTGGCGCTGACCCTGGCCGAGCGGCCCGCCTTTGGCGAGGCCGGCGACATCGTGGTGAACGTCATCCTGGCCTCCGTCCTGGTCAACGAGGTCATCGGCCCGCTGGCCGCCTCGCTGGCCCTGCGCCGGGCGGGCGAGGCCGGCGAGGCCCCCAACGGGGAGGATTGA
- a CDS encoding CBS domain-containing protein, with translation MRTDEWLRDHPRDPLLVPHDAPTAEAAARLLEDGHRDLFVTDDQGRVCGHIGHLRIARLLLAEQRPRLSRRHLLERVAGGTAADLMERHFAHAGPDEALEDVIHRLLDHDQDELAILADDHRPLGAIDLTAVLRARLAEDGGD, from the coding sequence ATGCGCACCGACGAATGGCTCCGCGACCACCCCCGGGACCCGCTGCTGGTCCCCCACGACGCGCCGACGGCCGAGGCCGCCGCCCGGCTGCTGGAGGACGGCCACCGCGACCTCTTCGTCACCGACGACCAGGGCCGCGTCTGCGGCCACATCGGCCACCTGCGCATCGCCCGGCTATTGCTGGCCGAGCAGCGCCCCCGCCTCTCCCGACGCCACCTGCTGGAGCGGGTGGCCGGGGGCACCGCCGCCGACCTCATGGAGCGCCACTTCGCCCACGCCGGCCCCGACGAGGCCCTGGAGGACGTCATCCACCGCCTCCTCGACCACGATCAGGACGAGCTGGCCATCCTGGCCGACGACCATCGGCCCCTGGGCGCCATCGACCTCACCGCCGTCCTGCGCGCGCGCCTGGCGGAGGACGGGGGAGACTGA
- a CDS encoding BCCT family transporter, translating to MSEPETPPPGPPAEAKTGPLAWFRAFFATVNPAVFTASAGVILAFVFYGVLLPEQANRVFSSIQGFITEYLGWLYLVVVTFFLAFLIWLGLSRYGRIRLGSPDEAPRFGFVAWFSMLFSAGMGIGLVFWSVAEPILHYQNPPAGEGGTPAAAEQAMVYAFFHWGLHAWAVYVVLGLSVAYFSFRYQLPLTIRSIFFPLLGNRIYGPFGHVIDVLAVFGTLFGLATSLGLGVMQLNTGLHTLVGMPVSHWHQVGLIGVITTIAVLSVISGLDRGLKWLSVFNLGLALTLLGFVLLAGPTLFIIRFFLDATGGYLQQLIELSLTADAVGGSTWQKDWTMFYWAWWIAWSPFVGIFIARVSRGRTIREFIVGVLALPSLFVGLWMATFGGTALHLELFGGEAGIAAAVAEDTTTALYVTLAELPWPTLASAVATLLIATYFVTSSDSGTHVVDALISRGSTRSPKRQRVIWGILEGAVAATLLVVGGEQALASLQTGSIAAGLPVAVILVFACFSLLRSLQREYRVEGARPPWGT from the coding sequence ATGAGTGAGCCGGAGACCCCGCCACCCGGGCCGCCGGCCGAAGCGAAGACCGGCCCGCTCGCCTGGTTCCGCGCCTTCTTCGCCACGGTGAACCCGGCGGTCTTCACCGCCTCCGCCGGGGTGATCCTCGCCTTCGTATTCTACGGGGTCCTCCTGCCGGAACAGGCCAACCGGGTCTTTTCCAGCATCCAGGGTTTCATCACCGAGTACCTGGGCTGGCTGTACCTGGTGGTGGTGACCTTCTTCCTCGCCTTCCTGATCTGGCTGGGGCTCAGCCGCTACGGCCGGATCCGGCTGGGTTCGCCGGACGAGGCGCCGCGCTTCGGCTTCGTCGCCTGGTTCTCCATGCTCTTCAGCGCCGGCATGGGGATCGGCCTGGTCTTCTGGAGCGTGGCCGAGCCCATCCTCCACTACCAGAATCCACCGGCCGGCGAGGGCGGGACCCCGGCAGCGGCCGAGCAGGCCATGGTCTACGCCTTCTTCCACTGGGGGCTCCATGCCTGGGCGGTCTACGTGGTCCTGGGGCTGTCGGTGGCCTATTTCAGCTTCCGCTACCAGCTGCCGCTGACCATCCGCTCCATCTTCTTCCCCCTGCTGGGCAACCGGATCTACGGCCCCTTCGGCCACGTCATCGACGTCCTGGCCGTCTTCGGAACCCTCTTCGGTCTGGCCACCTCCCTGGGCCTGGGGGTCATGCAGCTCAATACCGGCCTGCATACCCTGGTGGGGATGCCGGTCTCCCACTGGCACCAGGTGGGGCTCATCGGGGTTATCACCACCATCGCAGTGCTGTCGGTGATCTCCGGGCTGGACCGGGGGCTCAAGTGGCTCTCCGTCTTCAACCTGGGGCTCGCGCTCACCCTGCTGGGGTTCGTGCTGCTCGCCGGGCCGACCCTGTTCATCATCCGCTTCTTCCTCGATGCCACCGGCGGTTATCTCCAGCAGCTCATCGAGCTCAGCCTTACCGCCGACGCCGTGGGTGGCTCCACCTGGCAGAAGGACTGGACCATGTTCTACTGGGCCTGGTGGATCGCCTGGTCCCCCTTCGTGGGGATCTTCATCGCCCGGGTCTCCCGGGGGCGGACCATTCGCGAGTTCATCGTCGGCGTCCTGGCCCTGCCGAGCCTCTTCGTGGGGCTGTGGATGGCGACCTTCGGCGGGACGGCGCTGCACCTGGAGCTCTTCGGCGGTGAGGCCGGGATCGCCGCCGCGGTGGCCGAGGACACGACCACCGCCCTCTACGTCACCCTGGCGGAGCTGCCGTGGCCGACGCTGGCCTCGGCGGTGGCGACCCTGCTCATCGCCACCTACTTCGTCACCTCCTCGGATTCGGGGACCCACGTGGTGGATGCGCTGATCTCCCGGGGGAGTACCCGCTCGCCCAAGCGCCAGCGGGTCATCTGGGGGATCCTGGAGGGGGCGGTGGCCGCCACGCTGCTGGTGGTCGGGGGCGAGCAGGCCCTGGCCAGCCTGCAGACCGGCTCCATCGCGGCCGGCCTTCCAGTGGCGGTGATCCTGGTCTTTGCCTGCTTCAGCCTCCTGCGCTCCCTGCAGCGGGAGTATCGGGTGGAGGGGGCCCGGCCCCCCTGGGGCACCTGA
- a CDS encoding cytochrome b: protein MQWRNGRDSYGLVAIIFHWVVAAGVIGLFALGLWMVELTYYDPWYKTSLDWHKAFGVLLFAVMLARLIWRLTNPRPIPHGHRWERRAAEVAHLGLYLLIFAAMVAGYLISTADGSDIDVFGLFSVPATLTGKGQEDVAGDIHEILAWTLIVLASVHALAAVKHAAVDRDGTLRRMLRPGP, encoded by the coding sequence ATGCAGTGGCGTAACGGCAGGGACTCCTACGGCCTGGTGGCCATCATCTTCCACTGGGTCGTGGCGGCGGGGGTCATCGGGCTCTTCGCCCTGGGGCTGTGGATGGTGGAACTCACCTACTACGACCCCTGGTACAAGACCAGCCTGGACTGGCACAAGGCCTTCGGCGTCCTGCTGTTCGCGGTCATGCTCGCCCGGCTTATCTGGCGGCTGACCAATCCGCGCCCCATCCCGCACGGCCACCGCTGGGAGCGGCGCGCGGCGGAGGTGGCCCACCTCGGCCTCTACCTGCTGATCTTCGCCGCCATGGTCGCCGGCTACCTCATCTCCACCGCCGACGGTAGCGACATCGACGTCTTCGGCCTCTTCTCGGTCCCGGCCACGCTCACCGGCAAGGGGCAGGAGGATGTCGCCGGGGATATCCACGAGATCCTGGCCTGGACCCTCATCGTCCTGGCCTCCGTCCACGCCCTGGCGGCGGTGAAGCACGCCGCCGTCGACCGCGACGGGACCCTGCGGCGGATGCTCCGCCCCGGCCCCTGA
- a CDS encoding pirin family protein, producing MNQRPVVRQVAARSLQEGAGVRVHRTLGTPECRNLDPFLMLDRFESDDPEDYGAGFPDHPHRGFITFTYMLDGHMAHGDSMGNRGRLDPGGAQWMKAASGVIHSEMPRQEAGLMRGFQLWINLPVAEKMAAPDYQEIQPDSVPLVEADGARVRVLIGPCQLGDQSATGPVVDPHTDVRYLDIALEPGATLEQALPAGHHAFAFVFEGSATVAGEAVATDHLALLGDGEGVTVTAGDNGARLLLVAGAPLREPVVQHGPFVMDSREAIQEAFDDFRAGRLVRERAGFHET from the coding sequence ATGAACCAAAGACCGGTCGTCCGCCAGGTAGCGGCCCGGTCCCTGCAGGAGGGGGCCGGCGTCCGGGTCCACCGGACGCTGGGCACCCCCGAATGCCGGAACCTGGATCCCTTCCTGATGCTGGACCGCTTCGAGAGCGATGACCCCGAGGACTACGGCGCCGGCTTCCCGGACCATCCCCATCGGGGCTTCATCACCTTCACCTACATGCTCGACGGCCACATGGCCCACGGCGACAGCATGGGCAACCGGGGTCGCCTGGATCCCGGCGGGGCGCAGTGGATGAAGGCCGCCAGCGGCGTCATCCACTCGGAGATGCCGCGCCAGGAGGCCGGCCTCATGCGCGGCTTCCAGCTCTGGATCAACCTGCCGGTGGCGGAGAAGATGGCCGCCCCGGACTACCAGGAGATCCAGCCGGACTCCGTCCCCCTGGTCGAGGCCGACGGTGCCCGCGTGCGCGTGCTCATCGGCCCCTGCCAGCTGGGAGACCAGTCGGCCACCGGCCCGGTGGTCGACCCGCACACGGACGTCCGCTACCTGGATATCGCCCTGGAGCCGGGGGCCACCCTCGAGCAGGCCCTGCCGGCGGGCCACCACGCCTTCGCCTTCGTCTTCGAGGGCTCGGCCACCGTGGCCGGGGAGGCCGTGGCCACCGACCACCTGGCCCTCCTGGGCGACGGCGAGGGGGTGACGGTGACCGCCGGGGACAACGGCGCCCGCCTGCTGCTGGTGGCCGGCGCCCCGCTGCGCGAGCCGGTGGTCCAGCACGGGCCCTTCGTCATGGACAGCCGCGAGGCCATCCAGGAGGCCTTCGACGACTTCCGCGCCGGCCGGCTGGTGCGCGAGCGCGCCGGCTTCCACGAGACCTGA
- a CDS encoding YceI family protein, which translates to MTTNRTRNTLLGTTLATAVLGTLALAPTTALAEKEQYVLDTDGQHAFVQWRIQHLGYSWLYGRFNDFGGEFTYDTENPENSSIEVNIDTTSIDSNHAERDKHLRGEEFFHVDEYPEARFVSTNIRGMGDGNETFTIVGDLTLKGVTKEVEIEAEEVGHGKDPWGGYRRGFQGTTEIRLKDFNIDYDLGPASRTAELELAIEGIRQ; encoded by the coding sequence ATGACCACCAACCGCACCCGGAACACCCTCCTGGGCACCACCCTGGCCACCGCCGTCCTCGGCACCCTGGCCCTGGCGCCGACCACGGCCCTGGCCGAGAAGGAGCAGTACGTCCTCGACACCGATGGCCAGCACGCCTTCGTCCAGTGGCGGATCCAGCACCTGGGCTACAGCTGGCTCTACGGCCGGTTCAACGACTTCGGCGGCGAGTTCACCTACGACACCGAGAACCCGGAGAACTCCTCCATCGAGGTGAACATCGACACCACCTCCATCGACTCCAACCACGCCGAGCGCGACAAGCACCTGCGCGGCGAGGAGTTCTTCCACGTGGACGAATACCCCGAGGCGCGCTTCGTCAGCACCAACATCCGCGGCATGGGCGACGGCAACGAGACCTTCACCATCGTCGGCGACCTGACCCTCAAGGGCGTCACCAAGGAGGTGGAGATCGAGGCCGAAGAGGTGGGCCACGGCAAGGACCCGTGGGGCGGCTACCGTCGCGGCTTCCAGGGCACCACCGAGATCCGCCTCAAGGACTTCAACATCGACTACGATCTGGGCCCGGCCTCGCGCACCGCGGAGCTGGAGCTCGCCATCGAGGGGATCCGCCAGTAG
- a CDS encoding LysR family transcriptional regulator: MSDRLEEMATFVRVVEAGSLTGAARRLEVAKSAVSRRLAELEGRLGVQLLRRTTRTLHLTDAGHAFYQRCVRILADVDEAELAVSDVHGRLAGQLRVAAPLSFGIAHLQPAVEAFLAEHPDVRFDLDLDDRQVDLMAENFDLGIRIAPLADSSLVARRLATVEHVVCASPDYLARHGTPATPAELAEHDCLTYANAPESDAWHCTDAQGREHRIPVRSRLRANNGDLLREAAVAGLGVVFQPRFIVHRALAEGELVPVLTDCDWSRVDAWALYPQTRHLSARVRAFVDFLVEWFREPAWEVGR; the protein is encoded by the coding sequence GTGAGCGACCGGCTGGAGGAGATGGCGACCTTCGTGCGCGTGGTGGAGGCGGGGAGTCTCACCGGGGCGGCGCGGCGGCTGGAAGTGGCGAAGTCGGCGGTGAGCCGGCGGCTGGCGGAGCTGGAGGGTCGGCTGGGGGTTCAGCTGCTGCGGCGGACCACGCGGACCCTGCACCTCACCGATGCCGGCCACGCCTTCTACCAGCGCTGCGTGCGCATCCTCGCCGACGTGGACGAGGCGGAGCTGGCGGTCTCCGACGTCCACGGCCGACTGGCGGGGCAGCTGCGGGTGGCCGCGCCGCTGTCCTTCGGGATCGCCCATCTGCAGCCGGCGGTGGAGGCCTTCCTGGCCGAGCATCCCGACGTGCGCTTCGACCTGGACCTGGATGACCGCCAGGTCGACCTCATGGCGGAGAACTTCGATCTGGGGATCCGCATCGCCCCGCTGGCCGATTCCAGCCTGGTGGCCCGTCGGCTGGCCACGGTGGAGCACGTGGTCTGCGCCAGCCCCGACTACCTGGCCCGCCACGGCACCCCGGCCACGCCGGCGGAGCTGGCCGAGCACGACTGCCTGACCTACGCCAACGCCCCGGAGAGCGATGCCTGGCACTGCACCGATGCCCAGGGGCGGGAGCACCGGATCCCGGTCCGGTCACGTCTGCGCGCGAACAACGGCGACCTGCTACGGGAGGCGGCGGTGGCCGGCCTGGGCGTGGTCTTTCAGCCGCGCTTCATCGTCCACCGGGCGCTGGCGGAGGGGGAGCTGGTGCCGGTACTCACCGACTGCGACTGGTCGCGGGTGGATGCCTGGGCGCTCTATCCGCAGACGCGCCATCTCTCGGCACGGGTGCGCGCCTTCGTGGACTTCCTGGTGGAGTGGTTCCGGGAACCGGCCTGGGAGGTGGGCCGGTAG
- a CDS encoding rhodanese-like domain-containing protein: MAMKLKDFVSEARSQIEEIKPDDVDRLRSEKPDLLILDVREPGEYEAGHLRDALNVPRGVLEPAADPDYKKPNPTLSTAYERPVIAYCATGGRSALAVKTLNEMGFSEVYNLGGGYENWEAEDRETVTD, from the coding sequence ATGGCCATGAAGCTCAAGGATTTCGTCTCCGAGGCGCGCAGCCAGATCGAGGAGATCAAGCCGGACGACGTCGACCGCCTGCGCAGCGAGAAGCCGGACCTGCTCATCCTCGACGTGCGCGAGCCCGGCGAGTACGAGGCCGGCCACCTGCGCGACGCCCTGAACGTCCCGCGCGGGGTCCTGGAGCCCGCCGCCGACCCCGACTACAAAAAGCCCAACCCGACCCTGTCCACCGCCTACGAGCGGCCCGTCATCGCCTACTGCGCCACCGGCGGCCGTAGCGCCCTGGCGGTGAAGACCCTCAACGAGATGGGCTTCAGCGAGGTCTACAACCTCGGCGGCGGTTACGAGAACTGGGAGGCCGAGGACCGCGAGACCGTCACCGACTGA
- a CDS encoding alkene reductase: MTDDPLFQPCTLGDLELPNRVLMSPLTRSRAGEGDVPTELMAEYYRQRAGAGLIFSEATQVSPQGKGYAFTPGIHSDEQIRGWQRVTEAVHAAGGRIYAQLWHVGRISRPELQPGGERPVAPSAIQPEGAMVFVSAESGMVDVLEPRALETEEIPGIIDQFRAGAENAREAGFDGVEIHAANGYLLDQFLRSDSNRRTDAYGGGAANRARLALEVLDAVMEVWGTERTGLRVSPTGSFNGMRDEDPVDTYTVLARALEERGPAYIEVVEDSFQGNHAGGRPEPVIDAIRGAFSRTYIGNGAYTADEARERIRAGRCDLVTFGRPFIANPDLPERFRQGAPLNEWDESTFYGGDERGYTDYPFLPGNG; the protein is encoded by the coding sequence ATGACCGATGATCCCCTCTTTCAGCCCTGCACCCTGGGCGACCTGGAGCTGCCCAACCGCGTGCTCATGTCCCCCCTGACCCGGTCCCGGGCCGGGGAGGGGGATGTGCCCACGGAGCTCATGGCCGAGTACTACCGCCAGCGCGCCGGGGCCGGGTTGATCTTCAGCGAGGCCACTCAGGTCTCGCCCCAGGGCAAGGGCTACGCCTTCACCCCGGGGATCCACTCGGATGAGCAGATCCGGGGCTGGCAGCGGGTCACCGAGGCGGTGCACGCCGCGGGCGGGCGGATCTACGCCCAGCTCTGGCATGTGGGCCGGATCTCCCGGCCGGAGCTGCAGCCCGGCGGCGAGCGGCCGGTGGCGCCCTCGGCCATTCAGCCGGAGGGGGCCATGGTCTTTGTCAGCGCCGAATCGGGGATGGTGGACGTCCTGGAGCCCCGCGCCCTGGAGACCGAGGAGATCCCCGGGATCATCGACCAGTTCCGGGCCGGGGCGGAGAACGCCCGCGAGGCCGGGTTCGACGGCGTGGAGATCCACGCCGCCAACGGCTACCTCCTGGACCAGTTCCTGCGCAGTGACAGCAACCGGCGCACCGACGCCTACGGCGGCGGCGCGGCCAACCGTGCCCGGCTGGCCCTGGAGGTCCTGGACGCCGTCATGGAGGTCTGGGGGACCGAGCGAACCGGGCTGCGCGTGAGCCCCACCGGCAGTTTCAACGGCATGCGTGACGAGGACCCGGTGGATACCTACACCGTCCTCGCCCGGGCGCTGGAGGAACGGGGGCCGGCCTACATCGAGGTGGTGGAGGACAGCTTCCAGGGCAACCATGCCGGCGGCCGGCCGGAGCCGGTCATCGACGCCATCCGGGGCGCCTTCAGCCGGACCTACATCGGCAACGGCGCCTATACCGCCGACGAGGCCCGGGAGCGGATCCGGGCGGGGCGTTGCGATCTCGTCACCTTTGGCCGGCCCTTCATCGCCAACCCCGACCTCCCCGAGCGCTTCCGTCAGGGCGCCCCGCTCAACGAGTGGGACGAGTCCACCTTCTACGGCGGCGACGAGCGCGGCTACACCGACTACCCCTTCCTCCCCGGTAACGGCTGA
- a CDS encoding YbhB/YbcL family Raf kinase inhibitor-like protein produces MRLTSPAFDDGETIPARYTPVNHNELPPLEFREVPAQARSLAVVIEDQDSPLGAEVTHWLAWNIPPETGHLDASALPEGVRLGTDSFGEVGYTGPNPPEGRHHYRFRVLALDGELALAEGATRSEFNRAVDGRILAEAELTGVYENYIDEAGGEGAPGDE; encoded by the coding sequence ATGCGCCTGACCAGCCCGGCCTTCGACGATGGCGAGACCATTCCGGCGCGCTACACGCCGGTGAATCACAATGAACTCCCGCCCCTGGAGTTCCGGGAGGTGCCGGCCCAGGCGCGCAGCCTGGCGGTGGTCATCGAGGACCAGGACTCACCCCTGGGTGCAGAGGTGACCCACTGGCTCGCCTGGAACATCCCGCCGGAGACGGGTCACCTGGACGCGAGCGCCCTGCCGGAGGGGGTCCGGCTGGGGACGGACAGCTTCGGCGAGGTGGGGTATACCGGCCCCAATCCGCCGGAGGGGCGCCACCATTACCGATTCCGCGTGCTGGCACTGGACGGGGAGCTGGCACTGGCCGAGGGGGCGACGCGGTCCGAGTTCAATCGCGCCGTGGACGGCCGCATCCTGGCGGAGGCGGAGCTGACCGGGGTCTACGAGAACTACATCGACGAGGCCGGGGGGGAAGGGGCGCCCGGCGATGAGTGA
- a CDS encoding SAM-dependent methyltransferase → MWDDRYSDTDFAYGTAPNAFLAEEVHRLPPEGPILCLAEGEGRNAVWLAEQGYAVTAVDGSSVGLEKATKLARERGVAIECVCSDLAHYTIEPGKWAGIVSIFGHLPADLRPRVHQQVAEGLMPGGTLLLEAYTPQQLAYGTGGPPVEEMMMDLARLESELPGLEFDVAREIEREVIEGKYHTGAGHVVQLVARRPV, encoded by the coding sequence GTGTGGGATGACCGCTATTCCGATACCGACTTCGCCTACGGCACCGCGCCCAACGCCTTCCTGGCCGAGGAGGTTCACCGGCTGCCGCCGGAGGGCCCCATCCTCTGCCTGGCCGAGGGCGAGGGGCGCAACGCCGTCTGGCTGGCCGAGCAGGGCTACGCCGTGACCGCCGTGGACGGCTCCTCGGTGGGGCTGGAGAAGGCCACGAAGCTGGCCCGGGAGCGCGGCGTCGCCATCGAGTGCGTCTGCTCCGACCTGGCCCACTACACCATCGAGCCCGGGAAGTGGGCCGGGATCGTCTCCATCTTCGGCCACCTCCCGGCCGATCTGCGCCCCCGGGTCCACCAGCAGGTGGCCGAGGGGCTCATGCCCGGCGGCACCCTCCTCCTGGAGGCCTACACCCCGCAGCAGCTGGCCTACGGCACCGGCGGGCCGCCGGTGGAGGAGATGATGATGGACCTGGCCCGCCTGGAGTCCGAACTCCCCGGCCTGGAGTTCGACGTGGCCCGGGAGATCGAGCGGGAGGTCATCGAGGGCAAGTACCACACCGGCGCCGGCCACGTGGTCCAGCTGGTCGCCCGTCGACCGGTCTGA